Proteins encoded together in one Vigna angularis cultivar LongXiaoDou No.4 chromosome 5, ASM1680809v1, whole genome shotgun sequence window:
- the LOC128196562 gene encoding calcium-binding protein KRP1-like, with amino-acid sequence MDFGDGFDFEDSFPSMIARLGVEGFIGELCDGFRLLMDVNMGLITFESLKVSTYLLGLEVRDDELLCMLMEGDLDGDGALNQMEFCILMFRLSPCLMDMQGNEYPVQARVINLL; translated from the coding sequence ATGGATTTTGGTGACGGTTTTGACTTTGAGGACTCTTTCCCTTCCATGATTGCAAGACTAGGTGTAGAAGGGTTCATTGGGGAGCTCTGCGACGGGTTTCGTTTGCTCATGGACGTGAACATGGGGCTCATCACGTTTGAGAGCTTGAAGGTGAGCACCTACTTGCTCGGTTTGGAGGTGAGGGATGATGAGCTGTTGTGCATGCTCATGGAGGGGGATTTGGATGGAGATGGAGCTCTTAACCAAATGGAATTTTGCATTCTCATGTTTAGGTTGAGTCCTTGCTTGATGGATATGCAAGGTAATGAGTATCCAGTGCAAGCTAGAGTAATTAACCTTCTATAA